A genomic window from Variovorax paradoxus includes:
- the gspF gene encoding type II secretion system inner membrane protein GspF: MPAYSFEAIDASGQSREGVLEADTARSARSLLRAQALIPLSVKPVGSDHVNGTGQRSTLSRWLGGGKRVFNSTGLAVWTRQLAGLVSSGLPLERALTALTDEAESEQQRNLVASLRAEVNAGSPFARALSAHPREFSPIYTAVIGAGEQSGNLGLVLDRLADDLEERQALQQKLIGAALYPAIVTLVAIVIVIFLVSYVVPQVAQVFAGTKRSLPFLTTVMLSLSAGVRNYGWWMLCAVVLAAIGARLALAQEAFRLKFDAVWLKLPLVGKLARGYNAARFASTLAMLATAGVPILRALQAASETLSNRAMRADALDALVLVREGAPLASALAQKKRFPGLVSMFARLGEQTGTLPLMLQRAANQLSAEVQRRAMHLATILEPLLIVAMGGVVMLIVLAVMLPIIQLNQFVK, translated from the coding sequence ATGCCCGCCTATTCCTTCGAAGCCATCGACGCCAGCGGCCAGAGCCGCGAAGGCGTGCTCGAGGCCGACACCGCCCGCAGCGCGCGCAGCCTGCTGCGAGCGCAGGCGCTCATTCCGCTGTCGGTCAAGCCGGTCGGCAGCGACCACGTCAACGGCACCGGCCAGCGCAGCACCCTCAGCCGCTGGCTTGGCGGCGGCAAGCGCGTCTTCAATTCGACCGGCCTTGCGGTGTGGACGCGGCAGCTCGCGGGCCTCGTGTCGTCAGGCCTGCCGCTGGAACGCGCGCTCACGGCACTCACCGACGAGGCCGAGTCCGAGCAGCAGCGCAACCTTGTCGCGTCGCTGCGCGCCGAAGTCAACGCGGGCTCGCCGTTCGCGCGTGCGCTGTCGGCGCACCCGCGCGAGTTCTCGCCCATCTACACGGCCGTGATCGGTGCCGGCGAGCAGAGCGGCAACCTCGGCCTTGTGCTCGACCGCCTTGCCGACGACCTCGAAGAGCGCCAGGCGCTGCAGCAGAAGCTGATAGGCGCGGCGCTGTACCCGGCCATCGTCACGCTGGTGGCGATCGTGATCGTGATCTTCCTCGTGAGCTACGTGGTGCCGCAGGTGGCGCAGGTGTTCGCGGGCACCAAGCGATCGCTGCCCTTTCTCACCACCGTGATGCTGTCGCTGAGCGCGGGCGTGCGCAACTACGGCTGGTGGATGCTGTGTGCGGTGGTTCTCGCTGCCATCGGCGCGCGCTTGGCACTGGCCCAGGAGGCCTTCCGCCTGAAGTTCGACGCAGTCTGGCTCAAGCTGCCGCTGGTCGGCAAGCTCGCGCGCGGCTACAACGCAGCGCGCTTCGCGAGCACGCTCGCCATGCTGGCCACGGCCGGCGTGCCGATCCTGCGTGCGCTGCAGGCGGCTTCCGAAACGCTGAGCAACCGCGCGATGCGTGCCGACGCGCTCGACGCGCTGGTGCTGGTGCGCGAAGGCGCGCCGCTGGCCTCGGCGCTGGCGCAGAAGAAGCGCTTTCCGGGCCTGGTGTCGATGTTCGCGCGCCTCGGCGAGCAGACCGGCACCCTGCCGCTGATGCTGCAACGCGCGGCCAATCAACTCAGCGCCGAAGTGCAGCGCCGCGCGATGCACCTGGCGACCATCCTCGAGCCGTTGCTCATCGTGGCGATGGGCGGGGTGGTGATGCTGATTGTTCTGGCCGTGATGCTGCCTATCATCCAGCTGAATCAGTTCGTCAAGTAA
- a CDS encoding 5'-nucleotidase yields MPVTLEDKLVVAISSRALFNLEEENKIFEAGDNEGYMKLQLDRIDVPAAPGIAYSLIRKLLRFNEDGVQRVEVVILSRNDPVSGMRIFKSSAAADIKLQRGVFTQGRPPFGYLRPLRAHLFLSVNAQDVREALIAGFPAARVLVESVKASDAWPNEVRIAFDGDAVLFSDEAERVFQAEGLDAFQAHELSKADLPLPEGPFKPLLMALHRLQMAGNAQMRIRTALVTARSAPAHERAIRTLMKWNIRVDEAMFLGGLPKGEFLREFEPDFFFDDQTGHVDAASRHVPAGHVSSGISNEP; encoded by the coding sequence ATGCCCGTAACGCTCGAAGACAAGCTCGTGGTCGCGATCTCCTCGCGTGCCCTGTTCAACCTCGAAGAAGAAAACAAGATCTTCGAGGCCGGGGACAACGAGGGCTACATGAAGCTGCAGCTCGACCGCATCGACGTGCCGGCCGCGCCGGGCATTGCCTACTCGCTGATCCGCAAGCTGCTTCGCTTCAACGAAGACGGCGTGCAGCGTGTCGAGGTGGTGATTCTTTCGCGCAACGACCCGGTCTCGGGCATGCGCATCTTCAAGTCGAGCGCGGCGGCCGACATCAAGCTGCAGCGCGGCGTGTTCACGCAGGGCCGCCCGCCCTTCGGCTACCTGCGCCCGCTGCGCGCGCACCTCTTCCTCTCGGTCAATGCGCAAGACGTGCGCGAGGCGCTCATCGCGGGCTTTCCGGCCGCGCGCGTGCTGGTCGAATCGGTAAAAGCCAGCGACGCCTGGCCGAACGAAGTGCGCATTGCCTTCGACGGCGACGCGGTGCTGTTCTCGGACGAGGCCGAGCGCGTGTTCCAGGCCGAGGGGCTCGACGCCTTCCAGGCACACGAGCTCAGCAAGGCCGACCTGCCCCTGCCCGAAGGGCCGTTCAAGCCGCTGCTGATGGCGCTGCACCGGCTGCAGATGGCCGGCAACGCGCAGATGCGCATCCGCACCGCGCTCGTCACCGCGCGTAGTGCACCGGCGCACGAGCGCGCGATCCGCACGCTCATGAAGTGGAACATCCGCGTCGACGAGGCCATGTTCCTCGGCGGCCTGCCCAAGGGCGAGTTCCTGCGCGAGTTCGAACCCGACTTCTTCTTCGATGACCAGACCGGTCATGTCGATGCAGCCTCGCGCCACGTGCCCGCCGGGCATGTATCGAGCGGTATCAGCAACGAGCCCTGA